Proteins encoded together in one Phalacrocorax carbo chromosome 18, bPhaCar2.1, whole genome shotgun sequence window:
- the RNF224 gene encoding RING finger protein 224 — MSQASSSPRAEDAGTCVGVHSRTPSRGSQRVECIICYSSYDLCSRLPRRLYCGHTFCQACLKRLDAVANEQHWIPCPQCRQNTPTPRGGVAMLDLDLATFLAVRADKEHPRVAGRCQPDSATKGLCKEKAVTQQPAGLCQDVVPPVPFPRCSCCQPCLCCGVMAAFES; from the coding sequence atgtcccaggccagcagcagcccccggGCAGAAGACGCAGGGACATGTGTTGGCGTGCACTCGCGCACCCCAAGCCGGGGCAGCCAGCGGGTTGAGTGCATCATCTGCTACTCTTCCTATGACCTGTGCAGCCGGCTGCCGCGTCGGCTCTACTGCGGCCATACTTTCTGCCAAGCCTGTCTGAAACGCCTCGACGCTGTCGCCAATGAGCAGCACTGGATCCCCTGCCCACAGTGTCGCCAAAATACACCCACGCCACGTGGCGGCGTCGCCATGCTCGACCTTGACCTGGCCACCTTTCTTGCCGTCAGGGCTGACAAGGAGCATCCCCGGGTGGCTGGCAGGTGCCAGCCTGACTCGGCCACCAAGGGCTTGTGCAAAGAGAAAGCGGTCACCCAGCAGCCAGCCGGGCTGTGCCAAGATGTGGTGCCCCCTGTGCCGTTTCCCCgatgcagctgctgccagccatgCCTGTGCTGTGGGGTGATGGCGGCCTTCGAGAGCTGA